CATGGCGATTGGCCCGACCACGGTGGATTTTGTGGGCAAGGATTACAATTACTCTCCAGACACGAGCTACGACCTCTCCAGCAATGACCAAGCTGTGGGGATGATCGAGAGCGTCAACGGCATCGATGAGGCAACCTACTGGCTCAGATCGAACGGCTGGAGCCTGCGTAATTCACAGGGCCACGAGTATCTCAGCTATCTTGGCGAATCGTACCTGGCCTTCGCGAGTCCTGATAGCCCGTTGTTCCTCAAGGCAAACAACATCCATGGTGAGATGCCCGCCCAGGGTTCGGCCGCTATACCGAAGTCTGTCGCCCTGGGCCTTGGCATAGGGATCGGAGACGAAATCGTCTGTTCCTTGGAGCAGATCTCTCTGCATTTCGACCCCGTCCTCCAGATGCGGGTTTACGATCTAGCATACCTGAATTTGACCTTCCCAGTCTCGCAGATTTGGACACAGGACAAGTCGGTCGCTCAGTACCAGGAAGACCGCCCTGATCTCCAGGATGAAAAGGTGGTTTACCTGAACAACATCGACGGGTTTGAGCCTGTTGTTTTCAGTCTCGTCTCATACCCGACGGTGATGAACTCCACCGCTCTTGAGTTCCTCTCATCCACCTCCTCGCAACCCGAGCTCAGCTACCTCGTCTGGACTGATCGCGACACCGTCATCAGCATAGCAGATATCCAAGGCTCCATTGACAGGCTGGAATCGATTCAGGCCCAGCTCAACGAAATCGGCTCTCTGTCCGGCTTCTATGTTGGCGACAGTAGGCTGGAGAATCAACTGAGGGGCCTAGACTCTGACTTGGAGTCGATGAAGTATCTTTTCCTTGAGCTATCACTACCAGTATCGGCCCTGGGAGTGTATCTCTCCGTGATTGGAGTGGATATGGGGGCGAATTCTCGCCGGCGGGAGGCAGGGATATTGAAGGCCAGGGGTGCATCCAACAGGCTTGTGATGTCCTACCTTGTGATCGAGGCGGGAATACTCGGAGCGTCAGCGTCCTTCATAGGCCTGCTGCTGGGAGTTGTCGTGAGCCGGCTACTGTTCGGTGCGGTTCCTTCATTCTCTGCCGGAGGCACGTCTTCGGATTCGTTTTGGACCGTTCTCAACATCGGACCAATGACAATCGAACTGGCAATGCTCTTCGGCATCTCTCTGATGTTCATATCGTCATTCAGGTCCTTCAGCAAGATATCCGCTGCAAGCGTCAGGGAATCGATCCACCATTACTCCACTCTGTCGGCTCGCGAGGACTACAGTCCCGATGCAGACATCGTACTCATATCCTTCTCGTTGCTGAGCGTGGCCAGCATCCTGATCACGGCAGACGCAGCGCTGAGGAGCGGATGGTCATGGTTGACGGAACTCATACTCGGCAGCGTTCTGATGTGGGGAATACTCCTTTTTCCTTTCATGCCGTTCTTTCTCTCATTCGGCGTGGTAAGGCTCCTTACCAGAGGGTCGAGGAAGCTCTACTCCAGGTTCGCCTGGTTCGTAAGACCCTGGACGAAGGAGCTACATAATCTGGTCCGTAGGAACATCCTGAGGAATCCCAGGAGAGCCTCCAACCTCGGCGTGTTGATCGCGCTCGCCCTCGCTTCAGGACTGTTCGTCTCTGTCACAATGGAGTCGACGATAGCATATCAGCGAAGCGTTGTGACTTACAGCACCGGGTCAGACATGAAGGTCGAGAGCCATTGGTATGGACGCGGTGTGGCTACTGACAAGCGGCTCAACCTCAGCAAGCTGTCGGACTTGAACGTCATTGAGGGAGTCCGCGCGACATCATCCAACATTGTTCTCAACGCGCGGTTGCCTCAGAGCGGAGCTAGTGCGGATGTGTGGATGGCTGTGATCAACAGCGCGGACTATGAGAGGACCGTGAAACCATCAGATCGGTATTTCATCGGGGGTGGCAGCAGTCTGCTTGAGGAGCTCAAAACCAATGGAACAGCTCTCGTTGCGCAGCATGTCCTTAGCAGCTACTACTTAGTGATTGGTGATCTGCTCCGGGTGAACATCTC
This genomic window from Candidatus Thermoplasmatota archaeon contains:
- a CDS encoding FtsX-like permease family protein; its protein translation is MNALSFLRYALVSVVRNRRRSLFAMVGIALSTSLVAGSLIAVDTSASSMLHMAIGPTTVDFVGKDYNYSPDTSYDLSSNDQAVGMIESVNGIDEATYWLRSNGWSLRNSQGHEYLSYLGESYLAFASPDSPLFLKANNIHGEMPAQGSAAIPKSVALGLGIGIGDEIVCSLEQISLHFDPVLQMRVYDLAYLNLTFPVSQIWTQDKSVAQYQEDRPDLQDEKVVYLNNIDGFEPVVFSLVSYPTVMNSTALEFLSSTSSQPELSYLVWTDRDTVISIADIQGSIDRLESIQAQLNEIGSLSGFYVGDSRLENQLRGLDSDLESMKYLFLELSLPVSALGVYLSVIGVDMGANSRRREAGILKARGASNRLVMSYLVIEAGILGASASFIGLLLGVVVSRLLFGAVPSFSAGGTSSDSFWTVLNIGPMTIELAMLFGISLMFISSFRSFSKISAASVRESIHHYSTLSAREDYSPDADIVLISFSLLSVASILITADAALRSGWSWLTELILGSVLMWGILLFPFMPFFLSFGVVRLLTRGSRKLYSRFAWFVRPWTKELHNLVRRNILRNPRRASNLGVLIALALASGLFVSVTMESTIAYQRSVVTYSTGSDMKVESHWYGRGVATDKRLNLSKLSDLNVIEGVRATSSNIVLNARLPQSGASADVWMAVINSADYERTVKPSDRYFIGGGSSLLEELKTNGTALVAQHVLSSYYLVIGDLLRVNISYSYWSQGILNEVSHEFLLTVIGAVKGMPGLSSADMYVDTHSMEWLFAQNIGGAAFYVDSIISLSRGTDPHGVGDAAASVFAEAGLEPKIYIAADLIARAEHDPGDGALRGYLYMEYALSIVIVFVGVSLLIFVSVGDRERELACIIARGSSSSQMRRILMGESVTLMILGVVIGSLVGLLAAYLFNTLNPSSLVPRTMEFAGVSWAMLIVSIVSILLSSLLATMRAGKVRLAEVLRIRGG